A window of the Henckelia pumila isolate YLH828 chromosome 3, ASM3356847v2, whole genome shotgun sequence genome harbors these coding sequences:
- the LOC140892123 gene encoding alpha carbonic anhydrase 1, chloroplastic-like, whose translation MSAPTMPLFLLLTCTVVLFVYSGADNNGTIPFTYTGSTGPNSWGHLSPNFSLCGTGKSQSPINILTDKAVVNKNLKPLTRFYGFANVTLVNNKFNVGIRYPDHSGGITVDNKMYTLKQMHWHSPAEHRINGQRHAAELHLVHVAEDGSVTVVAILFKFGQPDPLVDKIQSKLNELEYEVKIHEDIPITFGPFHPTELRKKTHKYYRYVGSFSTPPCTENVIWHILGKVRTISRKQVEALRAPLDTSCKNNARPCQLINGRHVELYEEETIS comes from the exons ATGTCTGCTCCAACAATGCCTCTCTTCCTTCTCCTAACCTGCACAGTCGTCCTCTTCGTCTACTCcg GGGCTGATAATAATGGAACCATCCCGTTCACTTACACCGGGTCCACCGGCCCGAACAGCTGGGGGCACTTGAGCCCGAACTTCTCCTTGTGCGGGACTGGGAAGTCTCAGTCTCCCATCAATATTTTGACAGATAAAGCGGTCGTCAACAAGAATCTGAAGCCGTTGACCAGATTTTATGGCTTTGCAAATGTTACTTTGGTTAACAACAAATTTAACGTCGGG ATTCGGTACCCTGATCATTCGGGAGGGATAACTGTCGATAATAAGATGTATACATTGAAGCAGATGCACTGGCATTCCCCAGCCGAGCACAGGATTAACGGACAACG GCATGCGGCTGAGCTTCATTTGGTTCACGTGGCGGAGGATGGAAGTGTAACGGTGGTGGCCATTCTTTTCAAATTTGGACAACCTGATCCACTTGTTGATAAG ATACAGAGCAAGTTAAATGAACTTGAATATGAGGTAAAGATTCATGAAGATATCCCGATTACATTCGGGCCTTTCCATCCCACAGAATTGAGGAAAAAGACACACAAGTATTATAGATATGTTGGCTCATTTTCCACCCCACCTTGCACTGAAAATGTCATTTGGCACATTCTTGGCAAG GTGAGAACAATATCAAGAAAACAAGTAGAGGCGCTAAGGGCACCCCTTGATACGAGTTGCAAGAACAACGCAAGGCCCTGTCAACTAATAAATGGACGACATGTGGAACTATATGAAGAGGAGACTATATCATGA